The Capsicum annuum cultivar UCD-10X-F1 chromosome 1, UCD10Xv1.1, whole genome shotgun sequence sequence CCTTTTTCAATCCTCACCTTTGCCATGAGTTTCTTATCGTttattgtattatagattgtGCAGTAACTATCTTGAAAATGAATTAGCGTATTCATCACCTACAAGTTGCTTGAAACTAAGATAATTTTTATCTTAATTAGGAGCCAAAAGTACATTATGGATAATTAGTACCTTTGGTTTAATGCAAATTGTGCGTCTTCCAATTGCTTGAACACACAACTCATTTCCCATCTTCATTTCAGCCTTCACTTTGTAATTCACCCTTGTAAAGATGCTTTTGTTCCTGGTCATAGGTTGTTGCACTGGTAAAGATGCGTTCACCCTTATATTGCTAGCTACTTGTGTTTTTGTGGACAAGTTGAGCTGGTATTATAAAGGACTTCCAAAGAACTTTTCCTAGTCCCTTAACAACCTTCGCGCATGCGCTTGTACCATCAACTCATGCACACTAAAGGTTGGATATGTTTTTGTCTCCACAATATcagaaattataaaatcaattttttaagtCAAGCTGATTAAAATTCTCTCAACAAGTTTCTTCTCTTTAATCACGTCCCATATAAGCTCATTTGATTGTAATCTCAACAACTCTAGGAAAATACTCAACTCTCTTCATCCATCATCTTTATATTCTCCAAGTAACTTCTTAAAGTTAGACGTTTAATAGTCATACCTTTGTGTTTCCTTGAAATTCTTGAAGTAGAGCTTTTCATGCATGGTTTGCGGGTGTACCTCTCATGATTCATGGAAACAAGGTCTCAATCGTTGCTTGCTGAATTTATGCTAAGGCTTTAGTCTCCTTCAAAGCCTGCATTTCTGCTGCAAAAGAGCTGCTGTATTTTATGAAGAAGTTTTGGCCTTTAAGtaccaaaaatcacaattttctccATTTAAAATAGGAAGAGACAGTTGAGCATGCCTTGTTCACTTGTGCCAACAGTATTTAGCCTTTCTCTTCTTCAAGATGTTTTATTCCACACCCAGATTCTGTATCGAACAAGCTCTGATATCACTTTATTGGTTTTGTGTGAGAGGAAGTGTAGAAATCAGAAAAGTACTGAGAAATAGTAACTCTACGATGTTTCGTAGTAAGTTTGGAATTGGACATAGCAACTTAAGAAAGAACAATAACAGTTTTACCGAGTGAGTTATtattgttagaatatgagtaaaaacaagaacaatataTAGGATCCTACTTGAAAAGGATTATAATGTAGTATCCTACTtggaaaaagattgaaatgtagtgtctataaatagaggctcagtgtaataatgtagttactacaattctataataatttctcctatatttcttacatggtatcagagcctctaCGATCTTGGTAGAGAATTAAAGAGCATTCGCTGCCGGCGGGTGGCTATTACCCATATATGCCGCCCGTCTGGCCAATGATCTATGTTAGCAAATGTTGGGCCACCGTGCTTCTTTTCGGTGACTCCTTAGATCTGATTTATGTAAGGTTGTGCCATCATTCTGACTCTAccgatataattttttttaccagtagggtcgtgccatcattcggaccctacccatataattttatGGTCTAAAACAGTCTCCTTGAGCCTGACATGCTATttatataatttctcttttctagTAGGGTTGCACCATCATTCCAACTCTACCTATATAGTTTTTCTCATATTTTGGCCACTTTTCAACCGTCAAATCTAATAATCGGGCGTGTGAGCATGTTTCAGCCAGTTTTTCGATGTCTTTCctgttcaagatctactcataTCTTGATTTCGAGATGATCCATATAATTTATACCAGTTCTGGCAGTTTTCTAGTGACAAATCGACTTTCCAGCGACATTTACTACTTTTCCGACCACTTTTTCAGTTTATTCCTTTTTCAACCGTCATCGCTCAGACGTCTTTACCAGTTTTTCACCAAGTCCCTAATTGGTCCTCATATTTATTACATCTATAACAAGCTCGTTACATAATGACTTATATGCATTAGTTTGAGGGGAGTGCTAGAATATGAGTAAGAACAGGAATAGTATATAAAATCCACTTGAAAAAGGATTATAATGTAGTATCCTACTTGGACAAGGATTGGAACGTAGTGTCTATATATAGTCTCAGTGTagtaatgtagttacaacaattcaataatatttttctcctatatttctcaAACAATTTTAATTGTTTTTCCTCATTCTTCTTGTTCAGTACACTTCATATATGTAGAGAAACACTCTGGCTTCTCCAAGACTCATTTTTCGAGAGGCCTTTAGAATAATTTAGATTCATAGTAACATACTAACTACTTTTGAGACTGCCAAAATTACTTTTAAGACTAAGACAGCATTAACTTTACCAGGCTTTGTGATCCTATTTCATTGATGTTTGAGCAGAGATACTGCTGTTGAAGAAGTTAGAATTGTTTCTTCTCCTAAAGGGTTGATATCATCAGGCTTTGCTTGAATAGAGTCAATTTGTCAAATTTTTGCGCGAAGTTCTGTGGTATAGGGTTTCATAGCATTTACGATATTCTGTAGTAATGGGTTATGAGCTTTTCTGGACATTTTGCAGTTGAAGAGCTTGCTATGAAATTCATATGTTTTAAGTTTACCTGAATAAAGCTTATTCAGGTTATAAGAGGATTGCTTGGCACATGCAgcactgttttttttttctcaacttgaAACATGCAGCACTGTTGTTGCCAGAAAGAACTAGTGAAATTATCATTTTTAAGCAATACAACTAGTCCCCATGTTTTCAACAACCTAACTTTAATCAATACAACTTTTAAAACTCATCTGAACTTTTGTGCAAGTCAAGCATGGATGTTTGATTTGTAATGGTggaagtttatttttcttttgagttctgcATTCTTCTGAATGTATATTGTATGATAGTTTGTATTGGTAACAAGAAATTTCCTGATGTAATTAAATTGTTGTTGAATAAATTTTCTTGTTGCAGATCACTCAATTTTTCTGTTCCAAAGCAAGAAACATTATCAAGGCACTCTTTTTTTGGCCCCAATGGTCTTCGTGGTCAATGGTCAGGACCTTGTTCTGAGATAAAGGTAGTTTTGTTCAGTTTAAAGGTAGTTTAACATCTTATGATAGAATATAGCTAACTAAATGGCCTATTTTGTTTTCTACAGGTTAATTACCCAACAAATGATGATCTAGCTCCAAATGAGATTTTGAGGTTAGGGCCCTGCCAAGTTTGGTTATTGCTATTTCAGCCTACTAAGAGCTCTGAAGTCTTATGAGACAGACAACTGAATTAGTATATCATAGTAGCCCAAAATTTGCACTGCCTctgtttctcttttttcttatttctgcAAATTACTTTGGTACGACATTTTGAATGTTCTGTCACTATTTTTATAGCCTCAATCCGGTTGGAGAAAGACCTTTGGTGTCTAATGACGCTAGCTTGAAAGTGGATAAGTCTGCTATGGAATCAGTTCTTTCTTTGAATGATGGGCGGTGGTCACATCCTACTGAGGATTccaattttcaatttcttgatgATGTGCGGAGTGATAATATTCCTTTAAGTAACTTAAGGCAGCCTTCGCCCCCTCCAGTTTTGGCACAACTACAACAAGAGTTTCATCCTATATCTCCATCCAAAGTTGCAGATCCAAGACCTGGGCCAGCGAAATCCATTCAAGATGGACTGTCCAGTTCAAATTCTTATCAACATTTGCATGTTGTgagttcttattttattttacattatttgtcTTCTGTATCTCTTTGATCCGTAGAAGTCTTGGTGCAACTGTCATACTTGTAGGAAATTTTAAGTCAGTTTTTGCAGTTGTAGTTTTAAGTCAGTTTCTCCTGATATAAAATTGCACTAGTATGACCTTTCTTTTTATTCTCTTATACCACAGCCTGTGAGACTGATGGAAGATTTCTTAAGATTAGCTCGAGAAAATACGACAAAGAATTTAGAAACTTGTGGAGTTCTTGCTGGTTCACTGGTATGAAGGAAACACAGTAAATCTAGATGCTAAATATGACATTTATGAACTCTATTTATGCAACAATTTATGTCTTGTATTTCTCAACTTGCAGAAAAACCGTGTTTTTCACATCACTACTCTTATAGTCCCAAAGCAGGAGTCAACTTCAGATACAGTAAGAAAAATTTATGTTTCATCTGTACGCTACATTAGATTTATGCTTCAGCTTCACCTCTAGATTTCAGAAAGCAAAATTAGATGAATTAGGATACAGAAAGTCCAAATCTTGCATATAAGTGTCTTTGAATTTTGAAGTGAAAACTGCAGAACCAAGTTGGTAAATTCTAAGAGCTTTGGCTCATTAGGAGGACCTTTAAAGTTTCCGTTGTTGAATTTAAATAACCTGAAATGGGCTGGAAGTGCTGGAAATAGTGCTCATTATGTTCAATTCCCTGTTTTCAGAATCAAAGTTAGAGAGGAACATAAAAAACAATAAGTTGGTTTAGGTTCTAAATTTCGGATACTGTTTCCTAATACTCTATTTTTACTCTGTCCTGATTTTGAAATGAGGGTGCGAGCATGATAAAGCTACGTGAAAGGCTAGGTCATACtagtttaagaataaaatattcaGATATGCTTCAGTGATAAAAGTGGTTTTTACATGTTTCTAAACACAACTTTTGATTCTCAGTGCCAGACATTAAATGAAGAAGAGATTTTTGAGATTCAAGACAAGCACTCACTCTTTCCTCTTGGTTGGATCCATGTAAGTATTGCAATCAGATATGTTTTTTCTTATGATTCTATACTTGGTCAACATAAGTGTCTTCTATTCAGGAATATGAAATTTTGACTAGTGAACTGATTTTGTTGTCTCCGTGGAATTAAGATTAGTAGATAataagattcagctatatagatGTGTTCAGCTTCCATGGAATTGTTTGAATTGCTTAATTAACACCTTTTTAAGTTAATATAGAGTATGTACTCTCTTGAATCTTGTAAAAGTTCCTGCAGTTCTGTCCGACAGCTGTCTGTTtgtatcattatttttctttcaatcatCTGTTGGAGTCACTTGGGTACTTGATTGTAATACGTTTTCTATCTCAAGTTACTTCCTTTGCAATCACAGAAAGGACGCTGTTATGGTTGATGGTTCAATTTCACTCATTAAGGTCACAATAGTAACACTAGTGgtgttgtttatttttaaaaatcgtaGGGTATGATTTTTATTGAATCTTTGATTGTTCTGATAGTCATTAGATTTTTTGTTGTCATGACTGGCCTAAAATCTACTATATTGGAATAAAAGATGAAACATTTGCAGAAGTCTCTAGCGTGGTGTAAATGAACTACATTTAGTTTCCGTCACATCTTGACAGGTTTTATCACCCATGAGTATAACTTACTGGCTTCTTATTTGTGGTAATTTGCAGACACATCCATCACAAACATGTTTTATGTCATCAGTTGATCTGCACACTCATTATTCTTATCAGGTAATAAGCAACGCTAGTGTTACTTTACGTAAGATATGTGTATATTTCTCAGAAGTTGAAACCTCTCCATCTGAGTGTAAATGTGAAATGGCAGAATGTAACTGTACAATCTAACAATAGGCGGTTTTTGGTAGTTCTGTATAGTGAATATATTTTACTAGTGGCAAAAGGATTTTCTATAGATTTTAAATCTTTGAAGAGTATTGTCAGAAAAATGCGGATTATATTACCTAGTCAATGATGTTTATCCCATGGCATGAGAATGGATTTGTAACTGTTCATTTTTAATTAGATGGCCCATTTTGGTTTCTCTTGACACACTTTCTTTTGGCTCATTTTTAGATTATGTTGCCAGAAGCAATTGCGATTGTGATGGCTCCTACAGATACAGCCAG is a genomic window containing:
- the LOC107878757 gene encoding AMSH-like ubiquitin thioesterase 3 isoform X1; translated protein: MSVDSMTRKADVDAVARKVEVDNRIPLCNYYRIANNLLRQANIHRGEKNIIDLYIILLRYSSLVTETIPSHRDYQALLPKERALSKKKLLAVIDELEGLKPEFQRQFQGIGEVQVTTQHYQLSNKENHRYRPVGNSLGRPSTNNKASSDYDNQWAVTNAPSSTWKQSNEYSRISSPSTIDMQFQKLSLNFSVPKQETLSRHSFFGPNGLRGQWSGPCSEIKVNYPTNDDLAPNEILSLNPVGERPLVSNDASLKVDKSAMESVLSLNDGRWSHPTEDSNFQFLDDVRSDNIPLSNLRQPSPPPVLAQLQQEFHPISPSKVADPRPGPAKSIQDGLSSSNSYQHLHVPVRLMEDFLRLARENTTKNLETCGVLAGSLKNRVFHITTLIVPKQESTSDTCQTLNEEEIFEIQDKHSLFPLGWIHTHPSQTCFMSSVDLHTHYSYQIMLPEAIAIVMAPTDTASPHGIFHLSDPAGVSVIRKCQQRGFHPHEEPEDGSPIYEHCSHVYMNANMKFDIVDLR
- the LOC107878757 gene encoding AMSH-like ubiquitin thioesterase 3 isoform X2; this encodes MSVDSMTRKADVDAVARKVEVDNRIPLCNYYRIANNLLRQANIHRGEKNIIDLYIILLRYSSLVTETIPSHRDYQALLPKERALSKKKLLAVIDELEGLKPEFQRQFQGIGEVQVTTQHYQLSNKENHRYRPVGNSLGRPSTNNKASSDYDNQWAVTNAPSSTWKQSNEYSRISSPSTIDMQFQKLSLNFSVPKQETLSRHSFFGPNGLRGQWSGPCSEIKVNYPTNDDLAPNEILSLNPVGERPLVSNDASLKVDKSAMESVLSLNDGRWSHPTEDSNFQFLDDVRSDNIPLSNLRQPSPPPVLAQLQQEFHPISPSKVADPRPGPAKSIQDGLSSSNSYQHLHVPVRLMEDFLRLARENTTKNLETCGVLAGSLKNRVFHITTLIVPKQESTSDTCQTLNEEEIFEIQDKHSLFPLGWIHTHPSQTCFMSSVDLHTHYSYQIMLPEAIAIVMAPTDTASAWTWPCLRDVQSHVMPAKNALA